TCCGCTGCTGCCACCACAGCTTGGCTCGACAGGGGCCCACTGTGGGGCTGGCCTTGGGCTAGGGCCCCCTCTTGTGGGGCCCCCTCTCTGGAAGGCCCTCCCTCTGCATCTTCAGAAGCAGCCCCCACGGATGGGGCCATCACAGCTGTCACATCCCTGCCAGcctctttctcctgcttctcctcAGCTTCCTGCCCTCCTTTGCCCAAGGTGGGAGCTGGCACCTGGAGTTTGGACAGGCCTCTGGGCCAACCCCGGGCAAGACTCTTCCAGACCCAAAAGGCAGAAGGTGACAGGCTGGGGTAGCGGAGGCGGAAGCGGCAAAAGGGGAGATGCCCACTCAGCACCTGCCTGCGGGCAGCCCTGCGCAGACGCCTCTGCCAACGGGACAGGGGCATCCTTAGTGGCAGGAGCTCCCTGGGGGTGGGAGCCTCCTCACCCGTGGCTTTTCCTACCCCCacttctgcctcacccttccaaggGATTATAGCCCCATCCCCAACAGATGCTGGCTGCGGAGTTCCGGCAGCTGAGAGGGCTGGTGCTGGCTTGAAGCTGGGGTTCCTCCGGAGGGCCTTTCGCCGCCAATTGTAATAGGTGGACCGTGAGATGCCCGGGAAACTGCGTTTGAAGCAGCGATAGGGCACCAGCGTGTTCAGGGAGATGCAATGCTCCAGGTACAACTTGGCTCGCTGCATTAAGACCACTCCAGGGCTGGACACCGCCAGCGCGGAGCACTCCAGCTCCTCGGCCACCTGCTCCTCTGGCTTCTCTAGCTCCTCCACGGCCAGCACCTCGCTGGGGGGCAGGGCCGGGCAGGTGCCAGAGCCCAGCAGCTCATGCTTCCAGGCATAGTAAGTGGAGCGGGAGATCTCGGGGAACTGCTGGAGGAACTGCTGGAGCGGCACAACGCCCCCGCGGTGGAAGCTGTCCTGTAGGAAGTGCTTGGCAGAGAAGCGGGCAGCCACCTTCTGCCGGTGCTCCTGCGACTGGCGCCGCCAGCGGTAGAAGGTGCTCTTGGTGACGCTGTAGCGCTCACAGAGATGAGAGTAGCTGAGGCCAGGTTCACGGTTGAGGAGCTCCAGGGTCTTGGCCGGCGATGGCAGAGGAGCCAGGGCTGGAAGAGCTGGGGCCACGCCAGGAGCACCTTCCGCCTCCACCTCTTCCAGCCCCACCACCGGGGCAAAGTAGTGGTGGCGGAAGAAGTGGCTGGTGAGCGGCTGGCCGGCCCACATGATGTGCAGCGTGGAGGGCACGTGGTCACAGCGCCGGGGCCGGATGACGCGGTTGAAGTAGGGCCGGATCTTGAGGTTGCGCATGGGGTAGATGGAGTAGATGTTGCGCTGGAGGACGGACGCGAGAGCGTACAAGTGCCACACGTTGGAGAAGCTGCTCGGAAAGCAGGAGGCCTTAACGTCAGCATCGAAGATGGCCTCCAGCGTGGCGGGGGGCAGGCTGGTCATCTCAGGGGACTCCTCGGAGCACAGGGAATAGCGCACGGCCTGCAGCATGACTTTGGAGTCGATCATGCCCTGGAGGTAGTAGTGTCTGTGCAGCAGCATCTCCACCACCGTGCGGGCGCGCAGCTCCAGGCTGAGGCCCGCGTCACCCCACAGCAGCATGCTGGCCGCCTCGAACAGCAGGCTGCCCTCGCCCTTGCACACCAGCGGCAGCATGTTCCGGGGAGCATCGTCCGGATACAGACTCAGGGCCACCGAGTCCACTTCTAGCACCTGGGGGCTAGGGCCTGCCTCCCGGTAGGTGGGGAGAGTAAAGGAAGACAGGACCCGCTTGGCCTCGAGGGCAGCACCGACCAGGCCCTCCAGGCCTTCGCACTCCACTGCCTCCTGCAGCTCCTGCAGCACCCGCTGTACCAGCTGGTTCCGAGAAGTCATCCTGCCAGGGCAAAGGATAGAGGGGTAGAGGGCACAAGTTAGCTCAAAGTGCCCACGTGACGAATGGCAACAGTGCCCTGCCCACTCCTGCACTTTCTCCCAAAAGGTAATGTTTATCTGCTTCTATCCTCCCAGAATAGATGGGAGGTTCATCACTGAATGGTACTGAGGAAAAGTGTGATCTCTGGAACCTggctttgaatcctggctccGACATAAGCTTGGTCACCTTGGGCAAGTCGCTTAACTTCTCTATGCTTCTGTTCATTTTCTATTGAATGGGCATGgtgttttaaaatctgctttataagtcgggcacggtggctcacactgtaatcccagcactttgggaggctgaggcaggcggataacttaaagtcaaaagtttgagaccagcctggccaacatggtaaaactctgtctctactaaaaatacaaaaattagccaggtgtggtggccaggcatggtggcatgtgcctatagtcccggctactttgggaggccaaggcaggaggatcatctgagcccgggaatctgaggctgcagtgagcaatgactgccaccactgcactccagcctgggtgatatgaATAAGActatatctccaaaaaaaaaaaaaaaaaaaaaaggaggccaggtacagtggctcatgcctgcctataatcccaacactttgggaggctgaggcgggcagatcatttaaggtcaggaggtttgagactagt
The sequence above is a segment of the Saimiri boliviensis isolate mSaiBol1 chromosome 2, mSaiBol1.pri, whole genome shotgun sequence genome. Coding sequences within it:
- the VRTN gene encoding vertnin; protein product: MTSRNQLVQRVLQELQEAVECEGLEGLVGAALEAKRVLSSFTLPTYREAGPSPQVLEVDSVALSLYPDDAPRNMLPLVCKGEGSLLFEAASMLLWGDAGLSLELRARTVVEMLLHRHYYLQGMIDSKVMLQAVRYSLCSEESPEMTSLPPATLEAIFDADVKASCFPSSFSNVWHLYALASVLQRNIYSIYPMRNLKIRPYFNRVIRPRRCDHVPSTLHIMWAGQPLTSHFFRHHYFAPVVGLEEVEAEGAPGVAPALPALAPLPSPAKTLELLNREPGLSYSHLCERYSVTKSTFYRWRRQSQEHRQKVAARFSAKHFLQDSFHRGGVVPLQQFLQQFPEISRSTYYAWKHELLGSGTCPALPPSEVLAVEELEKPEEQVAEELECSALAVSSPGVVLMQRAKLYLEHCISLNTLVPYRCFKRSFPGISRSTYYNWRRKALRRNPSFKPAPALSAAGTPQPASVGDGAIIPWKGEAEVGVGKATGEEAPTPRELLPLRMPLSRWQRRLRRAARRQVLSGHLPFCRFRLRYPSLSPSAFWVWKSLARGWPRGLSKLQVPAPTLGKGGQEAEEKQEKEAGRDVTAVMAPSVGAASEDAEGGPSREGAPQEGALAQGQPHSGPLSSQAVVAAADGRDGRMLVMDMIATTKFKAQAKLFLQKRFQSKSFPSYKEFSALFPFTARSTYYMWKRALYDGLTLVDG